Genomic DNA from Phaenicophaeus curvirostris isolate KB17595 unplaced genomic scaffold, BPBGC_Pcur_1.0 scaffold_203, whole genome shotgun sequence:
CTCCGTAAGCGGGTTGGGGTTTGGGGATTGAGGGGACGTATCACCCTCTCGCAAACATTTAGACTCAGCATGATCATCACCACGTGGGGGGTGCAGAGTCTGCGTGGCCGCCCCGACCCCCAATTCCGGGGTGGCGGACAAACAGTCCCTTGCTGCcctccaggtctcctgctcctgcgTGGCCTCCTGCAAGGCCTGTATGACTTTCCCCCACAACTTAAGGTTTTTCCCACAACCCGAGGACATCGCCTCCTCGGCTAACGCTTTGGTGCATTTATCCCGCACctcggggtggagaatatccaccGGTTGGTCAATGACCCCAAGCTCTAAAAGCCTCGCAATTgcgagaataaaatctttaggcttACAATCTGTCTTATATAATTGTGAAACGACCTTCACAAGGGCTTCCATCCTCCTTGCGGGTCCGGGAGCGTCCTCCCCGCTGGGCTGGTCCAGCCGCACCGGCCACCGTTCACCCGATTCCAAGTGACTTCCCGATTCCCGGAGCTCCTTCCTGGCtcccgggtttcggcaccacTTGTTGCCTTCAGAGGCGTTGCCTtcggaggcgtggcgacctggttcaggaacggcaCGGCGACCAACCCCAGGCTGCTTGGTCCATGAGCTCACAAACACCAATGTGGTGGGTGGCAAATGGCGTTTGttgatacgtaacacagccttaCATAGCTTGGGTTTACGACGTCACTTCCGTccgcttacatcatgaactaaaCGCAATTGGCTATccggagggggtcctacctttccgtacatcgcgagatcttccgaccgccgggccttagctacccacactgtttatttttctgtagtaaTGCTTGGCTTAGAAAGGCTATTTTGGTGGTGCTGATCCTCCTTCGCATTACCACTGTTCTGAGATGGTAAGTAagcctttgatttctttttttttttttttttataatggtGCAATAAATACCAGTTGCAATGGATACACAGGAATCTCTGGTCTCACCCCTGGGATCCCTCTGAAGAGTGATgggctcccctctcccctcatcctcagCTGACATCTAGCTGTAGCCCTCAGCCAACATCTAGCTGTAGCCCTCAGCCATGCTCCTTGGTCTAGGCTCAACTGATGGCTGGTCTGCAAACAACACTGGCCTTCAGATGGCAGGTAATAAAACCGTGTCTTGGCTCCAGCGTCAGTCTTTCCTGACTGAAACAGGGGTCTTCCCTGTGCAGCACGCTGAAGCACTCCCTCAGGGTGCTGCGCAGAGAAGACCCCTGTTTCAGACCCGTGAGGGAAGCTCCCTCAGGGTGGCGGGCCCGCCGCTGTTTTGTGGGGGTAAGCCTCGGGGAGCCCTGCCACAGGTCCCACACGACCGCACAAAGACAGGAGGGCACTGGCTGGTGCACAAACACGATTTATTTCCACATCTCTGGCTCACGCGCGGGGATGTATTGCAGCACCCTTCATTCCATGCTTAGTGCGGTACCTTCGCTATGGCCCCTGGCCGAAGTCCCGCCCCGGCTTTCGCGAGAGCGGGCAGCTCTCCCAGCATGCCCCGCTCTTCCTCTTCCCCGCCGCCGCCCTGAGGTTAGGTGACCGTGGCGGCCAGGGAGCTGTCCCAATCCGCTCCCATCTTCCCCCAGGTAGGAGGCGAGGTCTGCCTCGCCAGGCGCCCTCGGTATCTGTGGGGCTGGCACGGGGAAGGACGGgtaggggatggagatggggtaGCTCATGGTTGAGGTTGGGAGCAGGCCCCAGGAGAGGACGTGGCTGCGGTGATGACTTTCTTAGGACACCTTTGGATTTAATTGTGAAAAGAAAGCGTAACTTCTGAGCAGCTCCTTCAGTTCGCTGTCAGCAGTAAGGTAAACAATCCTGCTTCTGCATATCAGCGTCAGAAGCttaataagtttttttttttaaaaatatcttttttgtaGTTGAGCCCCCAAAATGGTGCGCTACTCTCTGGATCCGGAGAACCCTACGAAATGTAAGTTATTTTTCCATGGACAATCGTGTAGGATTTCACTGAAGCCATTGAGGTTTTAATTCCAAAAGATGgtcttttttctctgcagcatACAAGTCCCGGGGATCCAACCTGCGGGTGCATTTTAAGGTACGGCTGGGTGTGCATAGCAGGGAATGcaaattcatctgtgttttgggttgttttgttggtttctggtttttgttttttttaacaaagtgaCTTACTGTCTTGTCTTGTTATGTAGTTACTTCAGGGTGGTAGCGTAGGTCATGGCCTGTGTTTGCTTTAGCTGCTTGTAATAGTTTTTATCCACAGAAACTAAACCAAGGCGCTGTGTCCTAAAGAGCTTCCTGTCTAACATAAACAATAAAACACAGTAGGAAAGCATGTTGCGGTGAATTTAGCAGGAGGAATGTGTTATAGAGAGAGATTTGCTTCATTTGTCTTACTCTGCCTTTTTGGTTGTTTGGAAAGAACATGGAGTTCATCTGACCGTGGGGCTGGTTGGGAAGTATGGCAGGGGAGCCTTGGGGTGTTTGGCATGAGAACACAAGTTCCTCTGGAAAAGGTTTAGGTGCACAGGGAATTCGGGACACATTTGAGTTAATCACAAAACTAAAGCTGAGCGGATGCTTTTCTGCTTGGTGTTATATAGTGCAGGTGAAAAGAGATTTCACTTATTTTGGTTTACTCTTTTATTGTGATCAGGTAGTATTGTAGTTACTCTCTGACTTTCACATTTAGTATGCTCTCTTAAGTACTGTTACTTTatccttgatttttctttctgagccttttcttctctcccctttTATAATTTCCTTAGAGATAATTATGCTGTTTGTAGCTTGTTTTGTCATTGGTTCCTCTGAGATGCCATAATTGACACTTTAGTAGGATTTATCTTTCAGGCTCctgctttttttgatttttggcCAAAGAGAAGCTATGAAAAGtataaatactgaaattttaattttgctggTTGGAAAGATCTAGCCATTAcataaaaaaaccaataaagatGTGGCCAGAGCCACAAATTCAGTAATGAAAGTCATAGCAAGGGTTAGGAAGATAGATAGTAGAAAAAAGTGTTATTAAGTATTCtttgttctttaatttttttgtgtgtgtgtgagggctTCTTTTAAACTGAGTTTGTAGCAAAAAGAATAGGGTccaggaagaagagaggagTTCTTTTTATCCCATTGTAACTTGGATAGATCTGTTAAGCAGGACTTCCCTGTGCTTTGTGTTGCTAGAACACCCGTGAGACTGCCCAGGCCATCAAAGGCATGCACATCCGCAAGGCCACCAAGTACCTGAAGGATGTCACCCTGAAGAAGCAATGTGTTCCCTTCCGTCGCTACAATGGAGGAGTTGGCAGGTGTGCCCAGGTGAGATCTGTGATGGAGGCCGAGAAGGGTGCTTTGTCTTGGGCTGggtaaaggagagagaaaagatgaTGTTGAGATGGTATGGAGAATAGTCTATCATCAATGATGATAAGAGGGAGAAGAGTTATTCTTGATTCCAGTACAGCAAGCATTGCATCTACTTGCAGTGTCAAGTAATTGATCAAATGTAATTACTTCTGTATGCAGCCTTAATAAAAGGGGATGTAATGGCAAGGTAATGGTGTGTTAAGGGCAAGTTGTGTTGTACCAGGATAAAGACTGAACTCTTTTCTTCCAGGCCAAGCAGTGGGGCTGGACACAGGGACGCTGGCCTAAGAAAAGTGCTGAGTTCTTGTTGCACATGCTCAAAAATGCAGAGAGCAATGCTGAGCTCAAGGTAGGCTGTGTCATCATTATTAAATGTGAAGCATTTGTGTTGTGTGTTGGTGCTCCTGGACTCAGTGGAATTAGGCTGCGTGTAGTTTTCgagttgaaataattttttgcagATAGCTAGTGTGTGCATGGCTGTCGACTGCTTAGAGTAAGGGTGGTTTAGACTTCTTGAAACCtacagaacaaagcaaaatctgGCTCTTGGTCAATTTGTATCTTCGTAATATACTCAGTGCTTAATATGGTAACTTTGATGTCAGTAATCACTATCTTGGGACACCTTTAGAATAACCATGTAATAATAATACTCTCTCTGAGCCATCAGCATCCTTTTAAATTCCTTGTGACATGTGGAAGAGCAGTCAATGTTTTTCTGACTTCAGCTGGTGCTTGCTTGGCAAATACTCTGTCCTCTGACACTGCTATTTTATTTGCCAGGAGTGATGTGTGCGGGGGGTGGTGGTTATCCATGTTTCTGTTGCAGAGATTAtttatttgaagagaaaaacaaatcacaagtttaacctttcccccctcccaggGTCTTGATGTGGATTCTCTGGTCATTGAGCACATCCAGGTCAACAAGGCTCCCAAAATGCGCCGGCGAACCTACAGAGCGCATGGGCGGATCAACCCCTACATGAGCTCCCCCTGCCACATTGAGATGATCCTCACTGAGAAGGAGCAAATCGTTCCCAAGCCAGAGGAAGAAGTTgctcaaaagaaaaaggtacCACATGTTGTATCCTTACTCCTCTTTAATGTTGCTGTCAAGATATCTGAGCATTAATACTGGTTTTTAGGCAGAGGGGTTGCTGTGATGACTATCTTAGGACACCTTTGGAACCAAcacctatgaaaaaaaaagtttttcctgagcAACCTCAATATTTACTGTAAACACAATGCTGGGATCTGAGAACAGTACTTCTCAGGGGCTGACACTGCATGGATGGTTTGTCCATTCCTCCCCCGGAGTGGTGACAGCATTctctgtccctgcctgtgaatatggacccagggctcccagGACTGGAGGGGCTCCTCACAGACCCTGTTGAAAGACTTATGGTGTACTTAGGTCATCCAGTTAGGATATGCTGTGTTTCAGTACGATTTCAGTTGAGTTGACAGCCTGTAAGCAGTGCAGTAACTGGAAAGACATTTCCTGATGTTTGGGTATGATTAGTGGGATGTTTTGTAAATGGGTGAAGAAACTTCTAACAATTCTTGGTATTTCTTTCAAAGGATGACTGTAAACTTCTTTGTAAGATGTTTTTGAGAAGGTGTAAAACTATTGCTGTTTTCTCATGtctgtgttctgtttttcagatatcccaaaagaagctgaagaagcaaAAGCTGATGGCTCGGGAGTGAATCTGATACAACAGATGTACATAAATAAAGCTTATAAAGCTAAGCTATTGTGTGTGTTTCTCTGCTTGTCTGAAGCTTCTGTTCTAAGTGGTGTCCAGTGCTCTGCTCCACTTTCAGAGCCATGGGTGTGCTGCCTGGTGACACTCGGGTGCCGCAGCAGCCAGCAATGCCATTGGAAAGCCGGCTCCTTTGCCAGTGGGGACGTTAGTCACTTAATACCAGTACTATTCGTATACGAAACAAGATCATTTGAACACGTACGGGTGTGGTTTTCCTCGCCTGGGAAGAAGTCAGCAGTAGTtctgcacccccagacccagCGCAGTTGTGAGTCCGTCCGACCGTCCCGGGCCCTGACTCCGCTTCCGGCCGCGAGGGCGGGGCGGGGCATGGGCCACTTGTCACACCGCCTTCTACTATTGGCGGCGTATCGGCGGTGGTGCGCGTCAGTCGGGAGCCGTTTCCGGTGCGGCGGCCAGTAACTGCGTCGGGTCCCTGTCGACTGAGGTGAgtgcggggctggggctgtgctcCGAGAGTTCCTTCGCACCCTGCCGCTCCTCCATCCCCGTCTGGCTGCCCGGCTGGAGACGTCATCGGGCTAGCCCACTGTGCCGCTTGCTCCCTTCTCTGCGGCCGGAGCGGCGGCTTGAACTGGGAACGGCTCATGCAGGGGCGCAGGGCTCTGGTTTCGGTGCGTGTTTGCGTGGAGCAACATAAATTATCCCTTCTAGGCTAGGTCACCCTTTATgaaaacaaccccaaccctTTTGTCCGCACAGCCGTTTTCCCGTCCTGTGACGGCAGCTGAGCAACGACCGAGCTACACGGGGGAACAGAGACTAAACACACTGATATCTGCAGCGTCAGGCGCCTTCACTCTGCTGACCCGAATGTACGGCGGCttgcagagagaaacaaaagctTGTATCGCAAAGAAATAAGCTTACTATTAGAATTTGactatttgcctttgttttgggggggggggtggtttACTAAAAATGAATGGCCTGCTAACCAGGCAACAGAGCATCACCAaatcagagaagcagcagcaacatcTCAATATGTTTGGACTGGTGCTATACTTCCACTGACTTCTTTCTGCATCTGGCAGAAGAATGACTTATTTTTTGGTCTGGAATCTTGATGCAGtgtggctgcagagctgcttgctGTTACCTCAAAAGGGCAGCCTGGACTTCTTCAGCTAGCAGATGAATCCACATCTTGCTGAAAATTTAGTATCTAGGAAGGGGGGGGATGGGGCTAAAAGAAATCTTTAggatagcttaaaaaaaaaagtgaaactgaTCCCAGCTGCAGTGTGCATATTTGCCTCTTCATTCTCCCTGGAAGGATCCTGgaaaatttttgttttgcttgttcaTATGCGAATTCAAATGTCAGCAGCCTAGAGAGGAGGAGCACAAAGGACAAACCTACCTTATGCAGCAAAGTGTATCTAATATATTGCTTgtcagtactgaaagggtcaGCTCTACTCCTAATTAACTACTTCTTCTCCTAGCTGTCCCTTTCTGCTCCTGCACTTTGGCTTGCTGCTCTTTCCGAAGGCTTCTTCCTGGTTTTGGGACAGAGGGAATGATTAATTTTCTAATAGTTTGGTCAATTGTATGGATGGGTGTGTGATACGTTCTGTACAGATACAGGCACGTTTAGCTCGGATACTTGGATGCAGAACTAAGGCTCAAAGGAGGTCACATGCCACTGTTTATTTGGTTGAGGCATGTatttgaaagagaaggaaggaaagaaaaaagaaagaaagagataacTCAGCTACTGCTGCAGTGTCCTGTCAGTCTGACGCTAAGTCTGGTGGGAGAACGTTCTCAAAACCTCACCCTTGCTTCATCCCTTCAATCCATGCCTCCGGTAATAGCGAGGGGATCATCTTGCTCGAGGGGATTAAGCCCCCCTGCCCAATACATGGTACGCTGTGTCAAAGACCATGGTGCCCAGTGATTGCCAGTCTTTGGAAATACACCAGGGCCCGGTAcccttcagccttcttttctgatAACAAAATGCTatccctccctctcccatgAAGGAGAACCCTCCATACATACTCAGTTTCAGATTCTCAGGGGTTCCTACTAAAATCCTTCCTGAACTTGGCCAGTTCTGCAGCCGTAAACAGAGCTTCCTTCGTAATTACCAAAGGGTTCTGATCTTCATTATGGTCATACACGTATTCAGTTTTAACCAGGGGGCATACATGAAGAACATTTTCTAATTCTAAAACCTCCTTTGCCTTTTGCAGTTCCTCCTGAGGATAAATTTGCCTAATCACACCCCCCCCCAGATGTTTTATCGGTTCCACCTCTTCAGAGGCAGTCATTTCCTGACAGAAGT
This window encodes:
- the LOC138734757 gene encoding large ribosomal subunit protein uL22-like, whose amino-acid sequence is MVRYSLDPENPTKSYKSRGSNLRVHFKNTRETAQAIKGMHIRKATKYLKDVTLKKQCVPFRRYNGGVGRCAQAKQWGWTQGRWPKKSAEFLLHMLKNAESNAELKGLDVDSLVIEHIQVNKAPKMRRRTYRAHGRINPYMSSPCHIEMILTEKEQIVPKPEEEVAQKKKISQKKLKKQKLMARE